GCTGGCTTCACAGTTTCactccagctggccctgccttcctgtcctgagaggtgGTTAAAGGAAGCTCTGAGGAGGAAAggtcaggctgggagagaagCGGGAGCTCGCCAAAATCCACACCCTGCTCTCAGAGCAGCAGGCTGAGCCAGCTGGCGGTGGGGGCAACAGAGATGAAGGAGCAGAAACTGGCCCCTGCTCGCCGGGGCTCCCGGTCTGCAGGGTAGAGGGCGCTGAAACAGAATAGGAGatgccaggcagggggctgggaaGCTGATCCCAGGACCTCTCTGCCCCATCCCCCTTCTCCCACTGCCAGCCACACCTTGAccatcccagccctgctccctccctcctctgagcgcTGTCACACCTCCAGCTCAAACCAGTCATTTGGCTCTCGGCTTATAACCCTGAGTTGACTTTTTATTATATGTCTACATCTACCGTCCCAACTAGATCAGAATCTCCTCCAAGGCAAGAGCTTATGTCCTCTGTTACAGTACATTTttggtggggaaaaaaagaggttaTTTAGGAAGTGATCATTTTGGGCAATGCAGTGGTATGTTTATGACAAAAAAGCTGGACAATGCATCGCGGCCCCAGACCTCCGTGACGTCATTCGGCTTGTGACGTCACCGTCGCTGGCTACTGTGGCGCTCCGCAGCCCACAGGCAGGATGACGCAACCGTCAGAACCGGTGCGGACCTGTGCGCGCTGGAGATGTTAGCGAGGCTGGCGGCTAGAGGTACCGGGAGAGGGCGAGGAGAAACGGCAGAGAAGCCCAAACTGGGTGGTGTTCGCAGGGCCCCGACTGGCCCCGCCTCCGCGATGACAGACGCGGGTCAGCCAATCCGGGCCGGCCGCGGGGAAGCGCAGCCTATCAGCGGCCGGGGCTCGGCCGGCGCTTCCGTGTTCGTTCGCGAGCGCCCCGCGCGAGTCCGCGGGGGAGGGGACGGAGGCCCAGGCAACGCACCGGGGCTCCCCACGGCGCTCCCCCGCGGCGCTCTCCGCCTGGCCTGGCGGGTCTGCGGGCCCAGGCCGCCGCCTCCCAGGGGACCGGATGGCCTCGGAAGGCCCGGCGGGGGAGCTGGAAGCGGTGCTGGGGGGTCAGGGGCTGCGTGTGCAGAGCTGGGACTCGGAGCCGGCCGGGGAGCTGCGGGCACCCGTGCGGCTGCGGAGGAACGTCTGCTACGTGGTGCTGGCCGTGTTCCTCAACGAGCAGGTGAGCGTCCGCCGCCGCCCGGCCCGCCGCCTGCGTCCGGAGCGCGCAGCCAGCCCCGTGGGGACCGAGGACCTACCGGCAGGAACCAGCGCTTCTTTGTGGGTGGCGCTTCCCAGTTTTGCAAAGCACCGTCATACTGACCACTGAGCCTTGTGCGCCGAACCCTGAACCCTGCGATTGTCAGACGCCcgcacagaggaggaaaccgagTCCAGGAGCATGTCTGTCTCATCGCACTAGGCCTCGGCCCCTAACGGGGAGCGCTCGTAGCGAGCACAGGCTGGCGGAGTGGGCGCTCTCTAAGATGCAGGGACCTCCCCTGGGTCCCTCGGGCAGTGAGGGCACAACCTGTGCTCACATTCAGACCTCGCTCCTGTGTGATGCTCTTTTTGGTGCTGATCTCAGTACAAGTTGCTGTGACAACAGCTAGAAGGGGCCAAGGCCATAGGTAGGAGTTAGAGGGGGTGTCGGTGGGGGCATGTTTCAAAGCCTAGATTTCAGTGTGAGGACAGGCCACAGCAGTTTGCAAAacaagaggggaggggagagaaacagtaACATGCGCACAGTGCAGGACACATGGTCTGATCCCCAGCCCCTGAAGCAGCTCCCAGGAATCTCAGCCCCTTTCTGCAATGGAAGTCCGAATGCAAAGGGGTAGTTGCAGAGAGGGACAGCGGTAGCTGGCAGCCACTCAGGGGCCATTCCCTAGGAAAGCTCAGCGGTTTGAGGGTGTCCACTAGTAAGGGGGTACTGGGTGACTGTGTTTGAGATATGACCTGGCCCCTGGGCAGGGGAAGGCTGCTGGCTGTGCCCCTTGTTTGGAGATCCCAGCCTGGCTGTGTGAGGGTGAggattttctctctcccctcaggaTGAGGTGCTAATGATCCAGGAGGCCAAGAAAGAATGCTATGGGTCATGGTACCTGCCTGCGGGGAGAATGGAGCCTGGGGAGACCATCGTGGAGGCCCTGCAGCGGGAGGTGAAGGAGGAGGCCGGGCTGCACTGCGAGCCTCTGACATTGCTGTCTGTGGAGGAGCGGGGCCCCTCCTGGATCCGCTTCGCGTTCCTTGCTCAGCCCACAGGTACTAGTACAGCACACCTGGTGGCAGtgtgggcagggggcagttgaTAGCTTTCCCCCTGCTTGTCCTCAGGTGAGATCAGCCCCTATTCTGGCTGGTACAAGCCTGGCATCTCCAGATTCCAGCCTCAGAGCCAGGGTTAGAGTGCCTCGGTGGGCTCTTTGCCAGCCCTAGCACTTCTCTCAACACAGACCCtttcccccacctctcccccaggTGGAGTTCTCAAGACTTCCAAGGAGGCAGATGCAGAGTCCCTGCAGGCTGGCTGGTACCCACGaacctccctggccactcctctGCGAGCCCATGACATTCTGCACCTGGTTGAACTGGCTGCCCAGTACCGCCATCAGGCCAGGCACCCTCGCATTCTGCCCCAAGAGCTTCCCTGCAGTGTGGTTTGTCAGCGGCTCGTGGCCACCTTTACCAGTGTGGCCACCCAGACAGTGTGGGTGTTGGTAGGCACAGTGGGGGCGCCTCACTTGCCCATCACTGCCTGTGGCTTCACCCCTATGGAGCAGAGGGGTGGCATCAACATAGCCATCTTGCGGCTGCTACAGGAGTGTCTGACTCTGCACCACTTGGCAGTGGAGACCAAGGGATTGCTGGGGCTACAGCACCTGGGCAAAGGCCATACGGATGGCATCTGCCTGAATGTGCTGGTGACAGTGGCTTTTCGGAACCCAGGTATCCAAAATGAGCCCCCAGAGGTTCGGGGTGAGAACTTTGTTTGGTGGAAGGTGATGGAGGAAGACCTACAAAGCCAGCTCTTACAGAGGCTTCAGGAATCATCTGTTGTCCCAGTCAACAGATAGAAAGGTGCCATAAGTAGACACGGAGCTGCTGTCTGTGCTCCCTCCAcatgccttcccctccctcttaGGGAGGCAGGAGGTTGGCAATCAGGGATCCTGTTGTATTGCGAGCAGGATAGTTCTCCTGCTTCTCAGGGGGACTTCCATCTCTCCTCACCATGAGCAGGTCCCTACATTGCACCAGAAGGGACAATGCCTGTAACCAAGCAAGGAGTCCAGAGCTCAAGGGGATATGGGAACATTCTGAATCCGAGACAGCATCTTCTCTTCTACACCAGGTTCTCAGGCACTTGGAATATGAAGGGGTTTCTGGGGGAGGTCACTCCAAGGACTGTGTCCCTTGCTGAGTAAATAGGTGTTGCttactctgccttcctgcctaaATGTCTCTGTGGGGAGGAAGTGAGCAGGAAGGGGGGACTGCCCTCAGAAGAGAAGCTCCTCCCCTTGTCCCTCCGAGGCCTTGCCAGACCGCAGGCTGACACAgcaggggccagcctgggtgcTGGGAGCCAGGAGCAGGCAGGCTTCCTGCTGTCCACCTTGGCCTGTCTCGGGCACACTGAGAACCTCTTCGTCCTGTCTGCCAGGTAGGATGTGACCACATCCCCTCCAAGTTTTGAGCAGTGAGAATGCCAGGGAAGCTTCGGGTAGGTGAGGAGTCAGGCGCTGCCCAGGCCTGGATTTCCTTCTCCTTGAGCTGATCCCTCCCCATTCTGCTGCTGGGCCCCTGGCTCTTGCCTCTGCCTTTTTATAACTCTAGCCCAAACCAAACCCAAATCTTCTCATTTCCCCTTAGCCCAGCTGAATCATAGTAGGAATGAACTTTactaaaatttaaaggaaaactaaaaggaatgaacaaagaaaatacatGTGTGCTCCTCACTGCATCTGAAGTCTAGATCTCTGATTCCGAGCTGGGAAACACTTGGTTGGGCTTCCCTGCTGAAGTAGCTACACTCTGGCCCTGAATGAAGGACCAGGGGACCCGAGGGCCCCCGGCTGCTGCCTGCCTCTCTTGGCCACCATCTTGTCTTTCTTTCTGGCCTGTGGGGCTGTCTGTGGTAGGAGTCCTCCTGTCCATCTGAGGATAAATACCTCCTAAGATGCAGCAGAACCCTTTCACTCCCTCTCACTTCTCTGTGTCTGAGGGACCCACCAGTCCATATTCACGTCAGAGggcagtgatattttaaaaaatatatatttctttattgatttcagagaggaagagggagaaatagagacaatgagagaatcattgattggctgcctcctacacgccccctactggcaatcgagcccacaacccaggcatgtgcccttggccggaatcgaacccaggaccctggctctatccactgggccaaactggctagggctgcgcCCGTTATTTAGCCTATGGTAGTTTCCAGCCGTGGGTGCCCATTCGAATCACCTAGAGAGCTTTAAAAACAACTCTGGGCCAGCCCAGAGGCACCGGTGTATCTCACGGAGGGTCGGGCTGGGGCATTGGTGTTTTAAAAAGCCACCCAAGTGATTGTAACGCGCTGAGGTGAGAACCCCGTCGGTCTTCAGCTTGCCCTGCCCTGGCGCATTCTTGGTGACTCCCTCAGAGGCTTCACGCACGTACATTTAGGGACAAGGTTTTTAAACCAGCAGGCCCACTGTTCACCACAAAAGCAGTCCTACAGCTCTCAGCCTAAGCACCTAGCGTGAGACTTGTACACAGATGCTGCAGATGGCCCACTCCCCCAGGGTGTCTCTGAGGCTGGCCAGCCCTCAGTTGTGGGCAAACTGAGCAGAAATAGTGTTGCCTGGCCAAGAGCCGCTGTTCCTGGCAGGCGCTGAGGAACGTCAGAGTTGCCCTGCCAGAGCCTGTCAACTGTTTACCGCCAACCCCTCCACTCCAGTGCTGAAAAAGGAACTTAATTCGTCTTACTTGGGGAGGAAGATGGGCCCAAATTAGCAGTggagcccttggcagaaaagacACGAAGGGTGGAGAAGAACAGGGCAGCTGTGTCCACGCAACCACACCATTTATTGCCGTGGCGTCTGGGGGGTACACCACGAGAATGCCAAAGTGCATCGAGGAGGGGAGTGAGTGTGACTCCTGGACGCTTGAACATTTTCAGAATCAGAGAGTCCAGACCCAGTCTGCCCACTGAGCTTGCTCCCATCCCACTCCCACACCCACGTGTGCACAACGCACGCATGCACACGCCCGGTGTCCTTCAGCAGAGCAGGTCCGTCCTCCCCAGCTTGGAGGAATGCGGGAGAGGTAGAGGTCACTGAGTTTCCTCCTCTTTCATGTCACCTCTTGGCAACCCGCAGCTGGCTTCCCGAAGCGGCATGGGCAGGAAAAGGAAGCAAAAGGGGCTCTGGCCTGCTCCTCCTTGCCCAGGAGCAAAGCCAGCAACTGCAGTCCTGCTGTGAGGTAATGCCTGGCGCCGCCTGTGTGTTCCTGCAGGTCGAGACAGATTCGGGCCGGGTGGGGTGGCAGCCCCAGCCTCAGAGGGCATGCAGGGAGAACGCCAGGCCTGCAGCctgtgccccagcccctccctgccaggcctTGGGGCCTGCAGTCAGGTGGGCATCCTGGCCTCATCTGTACCCTGAGCTCCCTCGCTCCCCTGGAAGGGCATTCCATCGAGAACACTGTGggctgggcctggcctcccccgGTCTCGAGCCCCTCTGCCCAGGTGTTGTGGACCTGCTGAGACGGGTTCAGAAGGCGCCAGAGAAaccagctggagctggagcctggCACCAGCCCCCGGCTCCCCAGGCCCTCTCCCGCCCTGGTGGAGTTGCATCAAGGTTCTCATTAGCAGCTGCCCCCGCCTGGGCGCGGAGCAAGCTTTGGCCATTTGCCATGAGGCAGTTGGGGATTTTGCAACAGTCTCCGGGAGGGCCAGGCAAGAAGAATGGGCTACCCCTGCCATCCACTGCCCCTTCCACAAGGGTTAAGTCAAGAagccaggagaaaaaaaatgtcaagtcT
The sequence above is a segment of the Myotis daubentonii chromosome 5, mMyoDau2.1, whole genome shotgun sequence genome. Coding sequences within it:
- the NUDT18 gene encoding 8-oxo-dGDP phosphatase NUDT18 isoform X1 — translated: MASEGPAGELEAVLGGQGLRVQSWDSEPAGELRAPVRLRRNVCYVVLAVFLNEQDEVLMIQEAKKECYGSWYLPAGRMEPGETIVEALQREVKEEAGLHCEPLTLLSVEERGPSWIRFAFLAQPTGGVLKTSKEADAESLQAGWYPRTSLATPLRAHDILHLVELAAQYRHQARHPRILPQELPCSVVCQRLVATFTSVATQTVWVLVGTVGAPHLPITACGFTPMEQRGGINIAILRLLQECLTLHHLAVETKGLLGLQHLGKGHTDGICLNVLVTVAFRNPGIQNEPPEVRGENFVWWKVMEEDLQSQLLQRLQESSVVPVNR
- the NUDT18 gene encoding 8-oxo-dGDP phosphatase NUDT18 isoform X2, producing the protein MIQEAKKECYGSWYLPAGRMEPGETIVEALQREVKEEAGLHCEPLTLLSVEERGPSWIRFAFLAQPTGGVLKTSKEADAESLQAGWYPRTSLATPLRAHDILHLVELAAQYRHQARHPRILPQELPCSVVCQRLVATFTSVATQTVWVLVGTVGAPHLPITACGFTPMEQRGGINIAILRLLQECLTLHHLAVETKGLLGLQHLGKGHTDGICLNVLVTVAFRNPGIQNEPPEVRGENFVWWKVMEEDLQSQLLQRLQESSVVPVNR